A genomic segment from Hypanus sabinus isolate sHypSab1 chromosome 8, sHypSab1.hap1, whole genome shotgun sequence encodes:
- the LOC132397652 gene encoding histone H3.3A-like has protein sequence MACTKQTARKSTGGTAPRKQLVTKAARKSMPSTGGVKKPHHYRPGTVGLREIRRYQKSTELLIRKLPFQRLMREIAQDFKTDLRFQSAAIGALQEASEFS, from the coding sequence ATGGCTTGCACAAAGCAGACAGCTCGCAAATCCACTGGAGGCACGGCCCCCCGGAAGCAGCTTGTGACCAAAGCAGCCCGCAAGAGCATGCCTTCCACCGGTGGAGTCAAGAAACCACATCATTACAGGCCTGGGACTGTGGGTTTGCGTGAAATCCGGCGATACCAGAAGTCCACAGAGTTGCTGATCAGGAAGCTTCCTTTCCAGCGTCTAATGCGTGAAATTGCACAGGACTTCAAAACTGACTTGAGGTTCCAGAGTGCTGCCATTGGGGCTCTGCAGGaagccagtgagttttcctga